Proteins encoded together in one uncultured Desulfosarcina sp. window:
- a CDS encoding integration host factor subunit alpha, whose protein sequence is MALTKNDIVAKVNDLGFTKKKSIETVESLLEIIKGTLENGDDVLVSGFGKFCVKDKKKRRGRNPATGSDLILRERKVVTFKCSGKLRNKINGG, encoded by the coding sequence ATGGCATTGACCAAGAACGATATCGTCGCGAAGGTGAACGACCTGGGGTTTACCAAGAAGAAATCCATCGAAACGGTCGAATCCCTGCTCGAAATCATCAAAGGAACGCTGGAAAACGGGGACGACGTTCTCGTTTCCGGGTTCGGAAAATTTTGCGTGAAGGACAAAAAGAAGCGGCGGGGCAGGAACCCGGCCACCGGTTCCGATCTGATCCTGCGCGAACGCAAAGTGGTCACGTTCAAATGCTCGGGCAAGCTGCGCAATAAAATCAACGGCGGGTAA